GGTCATCAGAGTTACACGGTGAGCTCACTTTTTCCTCAGTGATGGTAAAAAAGGGGAGGAAAATATTCTGATTCCCAAAGATCCAGAACAGAGAATAAACTGCAAACTAGGAAATAAAAGAGTGACTTCATCTTCTGGAGATAATCTGAGTTTCCAGCTGCTGCGTCTCTTTGTTTCACAGCCTTCCAGGCAGACGTGCATGCTTGCAGCTCAGCTTCAGGACTCCAGGCTGCCATCTGATCAGGTGTGTCAGGTGACCTCTGCAGGAGCTCACCTGCACAGTGTAAACATGGGCTCAGTGCGCCCTCTGCTGGCCAGGCTGTATAATGAGCTCATGTTAAAATCAGCTGCTTCTCACCTCTGAAATTAGATTAAATCCATCAACTGAAGGGTGCATTGATTaaagatttaatgtggctgtctGACagcttaaataaaataaatgataagatGGAAATGCTCTGTGAAATGCATCCGTAAAAGGGTTTTTATGATAcaagaacaaacacagaaagggAGGTTTTGTCAGAaacatacactgaaaaaagtgactttttggtgaagtaaactctattagagtaactgtcataatttctaccttgtatttttaagattcagtaagaactagagcttcttaagtcaatttaaacattttattaacgtaataacatgaattatgggggaagagtaagttttacttaggtttcctcatacaatttaaatgtttaatagttgtatgtacataaacctagaaatactacataaactttactctgaaagtgtatcgttaaaatctactaagttacttcacaacagcaaatactacagatatataacatttacttaaaattttgagtaaaatgatgttcctgcctatgaaaaacaagtagactttacttcatttgtttaaataaatataacttaaaacttagatgtaattaagtaaatgttacttaatatcttcaaaactgttatgttttatggtgagtaaaatttacttgatattgcagcattaaatattacttaaatcatttgagtgcaaatacttacaaaggggtttttaaagtaaatcttatgagttgtttttttcagtgcaagAAATGTTTGGATTCGATCTGATAATTGCTCAGTAAATGTTATTCTACAGTGAAATGAACATATAAGAGTGGTGGGAAAGGCTTAAATacagaatataaacccagcagagctcttagatccaaggactcaggtcagctggtccagtccagagtccagactaaacatggagaagcagcatttagctgttatgctgcaaacaagtggaacaaactgccagtggagattaaactttcaccaaatggagacatttttaaatccaggttaaaaacatttctgttctcatgtgtctatgcatgaaatctgcacgatatctttgaacttatctggactgttgcttgtttttaaattcatttaaatgattttatttgtttctctttatattcttttatgtattttaatgcttcttccactccctgctgcaatgcttttattttatgtgaagcactttgaattgttttgtacatgaaatgtgctacataaataaatttgatttgatttaaagcgCCTGCAGCTCTCAGCAGGATGAAGCAGGGATAGAAAAAGGATGGATGAATAGAAGGCTAAACCAAAACAATCAGTAAAACCCGAGCTAAGCATAACATTTATAATAAAGTCAGAATATTTCCACATTTTGGAAAGTGTACATTCTTTAAAAATCTAACCTGTTCATTAATTTACTCCACAGTGACTTTGATTGTAGTCATATTTCCTTAATTACTTGTTAATTTTATTCCGTTAACGTTCATTCAGTTCATCTCTAATTATTTGGGACAGCAGTAGACATTGATATGAAAATTTTAGATCTATTTTTATGGCTCGCATCATTTCGTTGGGAAACCAATCATAACCGTTACAGCTAAATAACGGTCATTAACGGCACAAATAACGGCCGTTGGTCgtgaaaattaattgaaaaacatCGTGGAGATCAAACCTTGAAAaggtttgtgtgtttgaatatcatttaaataatattttatcAAGGATAATACGAATTTatcagattttaatgttgaaaaCTGCCTCTGACCTAAAACTAGCTAACTAAAGCTAGCTAACTAAAGCTAGCTAACTAAAGCTAGCTAACTAAAGCTAGCTAAAATTCGCTTCCGGCAAAGTTTGGTCATCAGAAAGATTTTTCTCCGTTGAAAAATAAACGTGCTAAATATATTAAATTTTAGCATACTTATGTGTACTTGCAGTCAGACTAATCTTTAGTAAAGTGTGGTATTTGGTAATGATTTGTTAACTTTAAGTTTGATATTTTGGAACAACTGAATTTGTGCTAAACTTAGTGGAAATAAAATTGTAGAAAAGCAGAATTTGAAGTGTaagtatttgtacttttgaAAACAAGCCTAATAAGTGcacttaaatatatatttaacacattttttaaatttattttaaggcctgttttcttttgaaataatCCAATTTAGTTCAATTATTTGTGTTATGAAAAATTGTTCAAAGTGTGACATTAGCATACTTTTCTTATAGCTCTAGTTAGCACACTTTTTTGTTAATACATGAGCAAAATACTACTAAACTTGTGTATATATTTGAGGAACAATAaagtatatttatttttaacccgAGTAGCTTTAAGGATTTCTATAAATTCTTTACTTCATAAAAGTTGAGTTGTTGCCTCAGAAGACGCTGAGAATAAGTCCGGCCCACCGGCCTTCGAATCACGTTTCTGATTGGTCAACAGAAACATCAATCTGAAGTCACGTTTCCAAAGCAACGACCCGGAAGTTCTTTGTTTTTAGCAGGAAGCGGGAAAATTGATTGTTTATGAAAGTTAGCTTGTCGCTGCCGGTGTGAGTGACAGCTGAGGGGACTGAACTTTGATTCTCAGCCGTGTTTGTGTCCGGCTGTAATGCAGCGGAGTAAAGCGGCGGTGAGTGTGGAGGTGAAGCGGGTGATTGGAGCTCTGTGCCGGCTTCTGGCGGCCGCCGGCCTGGACCATGTACCCGCACCGGAGGCCTTCAGACGGGCAAAATTTGGAGGCGGACCCGAGGAGGTAGCTGCTTTTTTTATtgctgaaaaatgtcagaaattcatttggagtagttttaaaataattatcaaactttattttagaCACAAAGGTCCATATAGACAAAATAAGAGATATTAAAGTGGTAAAGAATAACtactatcaatcaatcaatctttatttatatagccccttacaatagccaactggtactcaaagtgctttacaacaggataaaaacaacaatacataaaacaaaacataacaaaacaaaacatactATCACATTTAATCAAATCTACGATTATATAGTTACCACAAGCGCTTCCAGAGGTAAGacaaacactttattttacaGCATTTAAGGCCATAAtaattgcttttttattttatgcttTCATAGTGGCCgttatttgaaaataattagACAGGAAAAGGGGCCCCGGGCCGGGTCAATAACCCGGGCCtaagttaggagcctttttcttgcctgaatggttcatagctcagagttaagtggcttaacaaagaaaaaacacattcctctgaagatgctcaggtacaaggactggactgaagatgggtgaaaaagcagaaaatgtccaaagagaaactctgaaagagcttcaggaagctgcagaactgaacTGAGAGAGATTGTTACACCCTGAGATTATATCATTTTATTGATTTCCTTTTATCAGAATGGGGCCAACTGGGATGCAAAGAAATGAATATAACAAGCAAGGCTACACGGAAAATAATAATTAAGCTCAGTTACCCATAAAAGACTCCACAAACAGACTCAGTGTGACAGTTTttatctgtttctgtttctcaggAGGATCAGTTCTGGCAGCTTCTCAGCAGCCTCCTTCAGACGACTGGGATCGTTTCCTCCTCTCAGCTAACAGGTCAGTAATTTACTCTTTACAGTTTGAAAACAACATTTACTCGTCCCAAATGTTGATTGAATTTTACAAAGAGGGACTCTGCTGTTCTGAGCTGCCTTACtttttgttaaaattggctttgttcttagctCTGtactagtgatgctccgatcgatctgctgccgatcatgatcggccgataatgcccaaaaatagcctgatcggcgatcggaaaaatatgccgatcaaaaaaccgatcatgtgacgtaaattactagcgaccactttctaatgtggtaggtgacgtgtgtacagaaccgaacaggcaaaacctttacagtgcatctcgacaacatgacctctcctgtctggaatttcttcaaagtgtgtcagaaagatgtgaaacttactgcggtcacgctatctgcgcttcggagaggcacggtcgcgctagctacacttgaaaatctcagaaatctatatcgaagttgatctttcatttgttggaatacatacacctgtcattacttggttgttttttttactacattctttttaatgattaaaacaaaatgatagaacaaaattattgaagcatattcagaatcaaactaatttctgcatagtcagatttgaaaacttaatttagaaccaaatcaaaatgttctctgccgactccaccagattcttcttctacatgtccccagctgcCTCTGGcagtttaatttctataaatggtgcactctctgctagatgaaaggcatggaaatgtccgattccttccgtgatcggcaatcgggcagatcatgattttggtgattggtgatcggtccaaaaaataCTGATCGGAGGATCACtactctgtacttttccacgatgcaCACGATATATGACCTTAAATGATCCAGGCatagtgagacaaaacaattagcctgggaaagcaggtgcaacattcacacacacactggctgtgttcgaaaccgcatactacatactacatactgcatactcatcgatcagacagtatgcagagcgtttacccacaatgcattgcgctcctgcccgagctgaaatcagccggcctgaagctgatttctcttaagctctaaactctgtaaactttagcaacatttgaaacattttcaggtgagaaagtagtcgtttagatccccaacgtgttgaaaacctgacaaaataccggctgtttacaattttgttcccacgaattcggcgctactaaagctagtgagtgagcaacgcacttctggttattttcacaaaataaaatacccgttgccttttatcatagggaaagccattaccatacaattggtgcttttgttttgaaaacaggaagtgaacctaccctcgttgtagctagcttgaaactgccgttttgacaggaaatgacgatcggcgacgtcacgttacgttgcatcttgggtagtttgagtatgagtagtaacctcatgatgcatacccaacatttctgagaatctagtatgcatccgggaacttaaaactTGAAACTTAAAacttgcttactcaaactcgtatactaactcaaaaagttagtaggagaagtatgcggtttggaacacagctcttgtttggctgatccagagattatgacgaagcatgttgaacctactcatgtccaatcctACTCGGTCGAGTGAGAGTCCGACTTATGTGAAATAATGAGTCATATAAATACAGAATGTACCCGGAAATCggggctcggtctgacggatttcctgcgggagctctgttccactgagcccagtgtgaccaccaataaacactttatttaacttgagattcctccggcttgttcttgagcttccaatgaaagaatcgagctttTAAAGAACACTTTTCCTGGAGTGACCGGACGTGTCTTCTGCCTCAGAGCGCAGACAGCTGGTGGCTGCAGGTCTGTGGCAGACCGGCTTCCACGCTGCCTGGATGTATGTGGAGGCCGGAGAAGCAGGTGGGGGTGGTTCCTCCAGCAGAGACCTCCTCCTGGCTCTGGGCTGGCTGCTGGCAGCAGGGACTCTGGAGGACCTGGTGGCGCAGCGGGTACAGCAGCTGGACCAAACGCTCCTCTGGCCTGCAGCTGTGAGTCAGGCCGCTGCGCCGCACCGTAGAAGGCTGCCACACCTGGTTCTGGactcatgtgtttgtgtgctttctGTGTGAGGTGAAAGCGGAGTTTTCCGGTGAGTTCCAGCCGGACTCGGCCTCGTTGAGGAGGCTTCAGTGGCTCGTTGGGAATCTGAGACACCAGGGACGGACTCTGCTGTCCGCCACAGACGAGCGAACTCGGACGCTTCACGCTGTGAGGAGATCTTCTCTTTTCCATTTCTATAAGCTGCTGTTCTGTATCGTTAGTAAAGTTTAACTTCTCAGAAGAAGTTCACAGGTCAGAATTTAAGCTCTTAAACTACCAGCTTTCTTTAATGTCCAACGTGTTCTGTGACTGGTCCACCAGTCCCCACCTGAGTCTGTGATTGGTGGAATAAATACGAAGTTGTTAGCTGCTGCTTCTAtttgggctgggcaacgattaaaatatttaatctaattaatcacatgatttccctgattaatcacgattaatcgcatttgtacgcagaatccaaaaatgaatccaaaagtagtgtatagcttttagcatttagttttattttaaatgtgctgccatatgaatgaaagtgccataacatttgttgtgcaaacacacttttaacatcagcatctttctgtagtttttatgtagaagcctcgctccactgtctgtttccttgaatgacttgctgctatcagttgtgtgttttgcctttaagtgatattttagactggaactactacgctgagaagacaattcaacttggcagtgtttacagatgactttggttctgtcgactccgccgtctggaagaactttaacatgaaaatggccgagtaaaagttccgtacccttctccatgtttggtggatccgccgattactttcttttcctgttccacagcagacagcaacagacttttacaaaataaaagcctgtgagcgacagacttttacaaaataaaagcctgtgagcgacagacttttacaaaataaaagcctgtgagcaacagacttttacaaaataaaagcctgtgagcaacagacttttacaaaataaaagcctgtgagcaacagacttttacagaataaaataaataaataatacaacAGGGGTgacgtagtgggttgagcagacgCCCCTTGTGTAATAATGGGGCCcccgttaaataatcaatgcgtTAACGCTATAATAACGAgctaactcgcccagccctagtttctaTCTTAAATCAGGAAAGTCGGCGTGCGTCGCCTCCTCTGGTCATGAAACCAACACGGGACGAAGAAAAGCTGAAATAAATAATTAGTCAGTGaaatagatgaaaaataaacatttttattagcCAACGTATTTATTTCATGGCTCTTCCTTTTATTTCAGTTcctttttatttgaataaagGGGCGTGGCCATCTCTGTGGCTCCTCCCCTACGTGATCTCTGATCATATGTCGCTTTGCCTCCGTCGGCTGCTCTGTTGGAAGAGTTTAAACGTCTCTTCCTCCGTCACATTGATGATTTCAGAGACTATAAACCTGCTTTTTGTCCATTTGAGCAGGAGACGCATcctcattgtgtttttttttggcttaaCCATTTATTCTTTTGGTTTTCTGCTCCTGTTTTCAGATTCTGGTCATTATTTTAGTTTCCTCACATCCCTTCTGTCTGGTTCTCAGCTTCACCTCCTCATCTGTTTCCCTCAGTATTTACTCCTCTTGGTTTCTCTCAGTCTTTACCAGATGCTCATCGCCTCACCTCAGCCATTCATCTTCTTCTTGTTCCAGTTCTTGGTCTGGTTCCTGTTTTCACATTTAGGTTTTTGGAGCTCCAGCTTGTATTCgctttttgttcagtttttttttagataaatcaGCTCAGTTTTTACATCTTTACGACCTTCATGTGAGTAAAAGGAACTAAAATAAAAAGAGCCATGATATAAAAGTGCTTTAATTTTTAATGAAACGGCTCTCCGTCCAGGACTGCAGAAGCAAACTCAGTCAGGATAAAGACTCTGAAACCGTAAAACGATGTGTGGTATGAAGGCAACATGGAACGGGCTGTGAAGGTGTTTATAGATGCCTCTGTTTAGCCACAAGTGACAAAAATAAAGACGGAATACAACGATGGTGACTTTAAAACCTtagaacagattatttctgcTGTCAAACTGATAAAAGATGTGcagtttaaagggttaattaGCTGATTAATTGAACAAATGATGGTATTTAACTGTAAGAAATCAATCCGTCCTCAGGTTCTGACTGCCAgcctttcttcctctcctgGTCGAAGCTCCGCCGCCCTACAGGAGGTACGTAGCACATAAAAACTCTTTTACCTGTTGTGTTAAACCCAGTTAAACCGTCTTTGTACTGAATCCTGATCCCAACGACTCCTTTGTTCATTGTTCTCGATGGAAGGTTAGGTATCAACGAGTGATCATCCGTCCAAATGTTCCCCAACGTCCAGGATGGAGGACGAGATGCAGACTTAGACTTATTAGACTTTATTCTCCTCTCATATGAGCTGACGAAACCACGTCTAAAGAAACTATTTAATGAGAAATAAAATGAGTTTTCTAACTTATTTATTCAATAAAAAATCAGGTTATCTTTTAGTCAGTTACACATGTGTTCTTATTTGAGAGATTTCCTAATGAAATAAAACACATGAGCTTCAGTTTTTACTGTCTCGCTGAATAAAGCGTTTCTTTTTGTAGGATTGTGTTCGTGTTCGGCAGCTCTCGGACCTCCTGGAAGCGTATCTGAGCTGGAAACAGGTGGAGAAGGTTTTCTGGACGTGGATGGTGAGTTGTTCACCCGTCGGAAGCAGCTTGTGTTGGTCACATGATCCGAGGTGTGAGCGGAAACCTCCTGCCAGGAGAGTCGATGCTGCATTGTTGGAGCTGGAAGGTGAAACCTGAGACCTCTGTTTAGAAATGGTTTGTCCAGTTTAACACACACCGCTGAGaatgagaaacacaagttaatgacaacaataatgtcatatgtggaggagaggtgcatcatgggagctctcccagcaggctgggcctatagcagcttaactatgggatgtttcagggtcacctgagccatccctaactataagctttatcagaaaggaaagttttaagcctgatcttaaaggtagagaggggcctgataactgaaggctctgcctcccaaactggcagctggttccacagagaggggcctgataactgaaggctctgcctcccaaactggcagctggttccacagagaggggcctgataactgaaggctctgcctcccaaactggcagctggttccacagagaggggcctgataactgaaggctctgcctcccaaactggcagctggttccacagagaggggcctgataactgaaggctctgcctcccaaactggcagctggttccacagagacgggcctgataactgaaggctctgcctcccaaactggcagctggttccacagagaggggcctgataactgaaggaacCCATCTATCCTCAGGAATGAATAGCAGAGGTTCCTGTAAAAGGCAGTTACTAGTTTGTTAGTTTATGTTTCTTTCTGGACAGAAATGTGacgctcagctgtgtgtgtttacaggaCAGCGTGATGGACGGTCATCTGGCGGATCCTGACGACATGAGGTCTTCACGAGCTCCCAGTGAGGTTCCAAAGGTGTGTCACCATGGAGACCGTCGTGGGCTGGAGAAACTGGACGAGGTGCTCgtgaggctgcaggtgtgaGACGCGATTCAAAGCTCATTCAGGTGTAGAGTGAAAGAAGGAATTTAATAAAACTCTGAAGAAGATGTCAGTGAGATTCAGCGGTATGAAGACAGAAGAAgggaatcagaatcagaatcgcctttattgtcattataattTACATTACAATGACATTTGGTTGCAACTCCAAAGGTGCTTATAAAACaatcagaaataaaaacaaaactatgttcaaaataaatttaaatatatttaaataaaatgaaggcACAGTACAGGAACAGAGTTATTTAAACTAATAAAATATTGCACATTTTTCCGGAATTACACACATTGCATGGTATATATTGCACATGTTGCAGCTGAATGtgatgtttatttattcatctcctctctcaggGAACTCAGAGGGGAAGCAGAGGATGTGTCGACcccagaggaggagcagcgagTCCACCGGAGGGACGTGGCGCCTCCTCCCTGCCCTCCATCCCACGGGTGTGTCGGGCCAGGCTGCAGCCTGAGGGGCCCCTCAGACCCGGCGTGGACCACCCCTGCAGCGGGGTCGACGCTCCCGACGAGCTCCCGGCGTCCCGAGCCGCAGAGCTGCTGCGTGATGCCGAGGCGGAGCTGCTGCAGAGGAGGGACAGACGGAGGCTGGTCAGCAGGATGCAGCTGCAGGACGCCATCGCACAGCTGGAGGAGCTGGTGCTGATCCCCCTGTAGACCTGGTGCTGATCCCCCTGTAGACCTCAAACTGTTGACCTGGACCTGAGAGGagcaaggctgtgttcgaaaccgcatacttctcctactactcctactaactttttgagttagtatgcgagtttgagtaagcgagaagttcccggatgcatactagattctctgaaatgttgggtatgcatcatgaggtcactactcatactcaaactacccaagatgcaacgtaacgtgacgtcgccgatcgccatttcctgtcaaaacggcagtttcaagctagctacaacgagggtaggttcacttcctgttttcaaaacaaaagcaccaattgtatggtaatggctttccctatgataaaaggcaacgggtattttattgtgaaaataaccggaagtgcgttagctcactgcggctagctttagtagcgccaaattcgtg
This region of Odontesthes bonariensis isolate fOdoBon6 chromosome 17, fOdoBon6.hap1, whole genome shotgun sequence genomic DNA includes:
- the tedc1 gene encoding tubulin epsilon and delta complex protein 1, whose amino-acid sequence is MQRSKAAVSVEVKRVIGALCRLLAAAGLDHVPAPEAFRRAKFGGGPEEEDQFWQLLSSLLQTTGIVSSSQLTERRQLVAAGLWQTGFHAAWMYVEAGEAGGGGSSSRDLLLALGWLLAAGTLEDLVAQRVQQLDQTLLWPAAVKAEFSGEFQPDSASLRRLQWLVGNLRHQGRTLLSATDERTRTLHAVLTASLSSSPGRSSAALQEDCVRVRQLSDLLEAYLSWKQVEKVFWTWMDSVMDGHLADPDDMRSSRAPSEVPKVCHHGDRRGLEKLDEVLVRLQGTQRGSRGCVDPRGGAASPPEGRGASSLPSIPRVCRARLQPEGPLRPGVDHPCSGVDAPDELPASRAAELLRDAEAELLQRRDRRRLVSRMQLQDAIAQLEELVLIPL